From the genome of Solanum lycopersicum chromosome 7, SLM_r2.1:
CATGTTCATGGAAAATCACATCCCTGGAGATATATATCTTCTTTGTAGCCAGATTCATTACCTTATAACCTTTTGTTCCAAAAAGATATCCTAAGAAAATATGTGGAGTGGTTCTTGGCTCAAACTTATCTTTAAGTACTTTTGGGACAGTAGGGTAACAAAGACAACCAAAGAATCTAAGTTGTCTATAGTTTGGTTTCTTATTGTACAATACTTCATATGGACACtgatttttcaaataacttGATGGAAGTCTATTAATAAGATGTGTAGCTGTTAAAACACACTCTCCCCAGTATCTTATAGGTAGTTTAGATTGAAATAAAAGACCTCTAGCTGTTTCCaacaaatatttatgttttctttcgaCTATACTATTTTGTTGGGGTGTGTATGGACAAGTTTTCTGATGAATAATCCCTTTGGATAAAAGAAATTGGTGTGTTTCATTATTCGTAAATTCCAGTCCATTATATGTTCTAATGCCTTTGACTGTGGTACTAAATTGATTCTCCACCATAGTTATAAAGTTTTTCAAAACCTGTAGAGCATTGCTCTTGGTACTTAAGAGATGTGTCCAAGTTGATCTGCTAATCATCTACCAAtgtaatgaaatatttgtaGTTGTCATAGGTGGATACATGATAGGGTCCCCATAAGTCAATGTGTAGTAGTTCAAAAATGTATTTGGTTTGGCTTGTGCTATGACTAAAAGGTAATCTTTGTTGTCTTGACATTGGACAAATGTTGCAGGAAAAAGCTTGTTTGGGAGAAAAAGTGACTGGTAAGTCAGTGATACTTTTCATCTTAACAAAAGGTACATGGCCAAGTGTATTGTGCCACAACAAGTCTACATTATCTCCAACAGTACTACAATAGCTGTGATCAGCCAAAACATTCACATTACTAGAAGAAGGTTTACACTTAAGAGGAACAGAATTAGAAACAAACACTTTGTACTGATCTGGAGGACAAGAATTGGCAGAAAAAGAATTACATGTTTCATCTTTAATGGAACTAGAAAGCAGACTATTATTGggaaaacaacaacatatctgACATGTATTGACTATCAGAAGTCTTCAAGCACTTTGTGCATAAGAAGTAAAGCCCATCTCTACAATTACCAAGAACCTGAGGCCTCTTCGCTAAAGGGGCCTGCAATAGACACAATGCATTAGTGAACATGACTATACATTTCATGGTAGCGGTTAGGGAACGAACTGAAACTAGATTATACTTAAAAGAAGGAACATATAAAACTTGATGTTAAATGATGCTAGATGTGACTGGTACATCTCCAAACTTTGTTAATTTGAGTTTGTATCCTTTTGGAAGAGAAACTAGTATGGGAAAAGGCAAAGTTTTGATATTGATTAGAAAGTTTCTGATAAAAGTTATGTGGTTTTATGCTCCTAAGTCAATGATCCACAAATTAGCACTTGATTAAAAACATTTGCATGATGGATTGTCAAAAATAGTAGAGGAAGAGCAAACCACAGTACCTGCAAAATTCATTGATCCAGCAGCCATACTAGAAGCATTATTGGCACCAATATCTTCTCCCATATTCTCATTCTGGAAATGTTGCAATAGACTCATGATCTGTCCATATTGTTCCTTAATGAAGTTAACATTCTTTAAATTGTCACCTTGAGATTGTTACTGTTCCTCTCCATTAGCAGACATCATATCACCTACAGTACCATGTACATTTGCTACCACTCTCTTTCCTTTGTAATTTGAGCTTTGTTGTCTAAAACTCTGACAATCATTGTAATTTCCTAGtctattattttgattgttacttcTTTGGGGATACCCATGCAACTTGTAACACTTATCCTTGATGTGCCCAGTCCTTTTACAATAGTCACACACTATGACACTTCTGTTACTGTTATTACTTGGATAATGATTTCCTCCAGAACCATTGTTGGCATCACCATGATTCCCATAGCCATTTGCATAGTTGTTTCCttgaaaattagttttaaaaaatcttcCTCCATTTCCTTTGTTATCAACAACTTTAACATTCAATGAAACTGAATATGTAGACATTCTACCAACAGGCTTAAACTCTCTTAGTTTTTCCTCTTGGATCAGCAATGAGAAAGCCTGACCCATGGAAGGAAGTGGATTCATCATGAGAATATTTCCTCTTATCACTATGTACACTTTATTTAATCCCATAAGAAATTGAATTAGACGCCTATCTTGCTCAGCCTTGTGCATACCATCCTTTGCaccacacacacaaacacaacTACAATGATTTTTCACATTCAAAGTATTCAACTTTTCCCACAACTTCTTCATTCTTGTGTAATAGACAGTGATGTCTAAAACACCTTGTGTGAGATCATTGATCTCTTTTTGGATTTGATACAATTTTGCTCCATTGGTTTGATCATACCTATCTTCCAACTCCTTCCAAAGTTCAGCAGAGTTGTTTAGATAATCCACACTGTGTGAAACTTCTTTGATTAAAGATTTCAGAATCCAAGATGTTACCATATCATCACACCTCTGCCAGTGACGTAATTGAGGTGAATTGGTATTTGGTTTCTCAGAGCTTCCATCAATGAAACCCAACTTATTTTTCACTAATAAAGCCCTCATGACACCTCTTCTCCAAGACCTATATCCTGTTCCATCAAACTGAACAGGAACAAGAATCATTCCTGGATTGTCTGAGGGATGCACATACAAAACACCATTAGTATCACTTCCAGATGTGTTAGTTCCCTCAGATGTGGATGCAGTATTTTCGATGGCCATGAATGCAACACAACAAAGATTATTATGAACTGTTCGAcaaggaaaagaagagaaactgAGATGAAAATctgaagaaaaacaaaatataaatcaacATAGTAACTTCAACACTTGTTATCGATTGAGGAAATCAATCAAAACAAGTAaccagaagaagaagaagagagtaATTAACcgtgtgctctgataccatattaGGAACCTTCAAGCTACACAAGAGCAGCCATGGACGAGGCTATGAAGCTCTCTAACAGGAAATTGAAAGAATAGCAATGCAGATTTTGAGATTGTATCTTGTCGAAAGATTGATTACTTCATTCATCATTCATGagatgtatatatacatgtgattTGGATGAATCAATCTAGTGGAAAGGAAAagactaactaactaactaattagtTTGTTATGTAACTAACTATGACATCACTAACTATAAATTGGAAACTAACTAACTAAGTAATTGAAATAACTAATAcaaatgttttaattatgaatgTTAATAAGTACCCACTCAACCTACGCCCGAAATCTCAGATATACATTTATACtttactaaggtcctattaccccctgaatttatttgataaataatttttatgccccttttcgacctacatGACACTATCTTATGGGACCAACATGTGTTGACAGGagataataagaccttagtcTAATAAAAGTGTCTCTCAAAATTCATGCATAGGTTGAGGgttacttatgcattttccgtttctttttctgtaaatacttctctctttttcttcttattcttcttctttattattattattattattattattattattattattatttgaaatataatacCATATTATAAATGTGAGTACAActatattaaaaagtaaattagaTAATATCTTATAGAAattctttgaatttaattttttttagcataacacataaacaagaaaagatattttaaaagtcaagaataagaggaaaaaataattatgattctttgttaaatatataatttttggttaaattttaaagataaaaagaaataaaattgagagaaaattttagaaatttcatttatataaattttcgataataagaaagagaaatgaatgatattattattttatagaatttcttttaagaaatagatgatataaatttttttaaagaaaaagtgaTAAATTGTAGTAATGTGAGGAGAGACAATTAAgctatttgatatttttttaattgattttatagaccaacaaaaaaaattagcgaagaaaatttcttcattaataattataaattattataataaggttgagagataaataaaattttcattttaaaaaattagtaaaatatagaggataaaaaaactaatttaagaagaaacattaaattataatgataatgaggagagataaaaaagaataaattgcAGTAATGATAAGAAGagaattataatcataatataagttGAGTACTAtaagtatatttaaaaaaattaaattggatATTATTATAACttcttttgagtttttcaacataaaatataactttaaaatgtttaatagtcaagaaaaagagaaaaaggataATTATGACTCTTAATCAAAGAgaagttttatttttacatattttacagatcaagagaaaaaaaattaatgagaaaaagattattttttgattaataataataatatgtttatttttttcttcaaattttataaacgaaaagaaagaaaaataat
Proteins encoded in this window:
- the LOC112941866 gene encoding uncharacterized protein; this translates as MAIENTASTSEGTNTSGSDTNGVLYVHPSDNPGMILVPVQFDGTGYRSWRRGVMRALLVKNKLGFIDGSSEKPNTNSPQLRHWQRCDDMVTSWILKSLIKEVSHSVDYLNNSAELWKELEDRYDQTNGAKLYQIQKEINDLTQGVLDITVYYTRMKKLWEKLNTLNVKNHCSCVCVCGAKDGMHKAEQDRRLIQFLMGLNKVYIVIRGNILMMNPLPSMGQAFSLLIQEEKLREFKPVGRMSTYSVSLNVKVVDNKGNGGRFFKTNFQGNNYANGYGNHGDANNGSGGNHYPSNNSNRSVIVCDYCKRTGHIKDKCYKLHGYPQRSNNQNNRLGNYNDCQSFRQQSSNYKGKRVVANVHGTVGDMMSANGEEQ